One genomic window of Micromonospora sp. WMMD1128 includes the following:
- a CDS encoding PfkB family carbohydrate kinase, whose translation MVDLLVLGGLGVDVRARVPALPLPAADSLTVPPVDLRIGNTGAGDAFAAGLIAARLRGAGTRDAARYAARVAAAACAHDGMEYPDGLLPRD comes from the coding sequence ATGGTCGACCTTCTCGTGCTCGGCGGGCTGGGCGTGGACGTCCGCGCCCGGGTGCCCGCGCTGCCGCTGCCCGCCGCAGACTCGCTGACCGTGCCCCCGGTCGATCTGCGGATCGGCAACACCGGCGCCGGGGACGCCTTCGCCGCCGGGCTGATCGCCGCCCGGCTGCGCGGCGCCGGCACGCGGGACGCGGCCCGGTACGCCGCCCGGGTGGCCGCCGCCGCGTGCGCCCACGACGGGATGGAATATCCGGACGGGCTACTGCCCCGCGACTGA
- a CDS encoding helix-turn-helix transcriptional regulator, whose amino-acid sequence MGGSWWDFIAGELRQARVRAGLSQEELARRINYSPSHVSGVETGQRPPKIDYLTAMDQALETGGLFLRMLRHASAADATPPWLRAWVDSEGEATLLRWYEPAYVPGILQTEAYARMTLAESLLTEEEIDKRVVSRLGRQGILTRAHPCPLIAVLDIMVLRRPLVEHTELMGQQLAHLVKMAALPSVQILVVPEEAGLYPALQGGFILATLSDGSVLAHLDHQVRAQVVNQSDDLASLQRKWEAVRGEALSRRESFDLIKEAAGSWI is encoded by the coding sequence GTGGGTGGGTCGTGGTGGGACTTCATCGCCGGCGAGCTGCGCCAGGCGCGCGTGCGGGCCGGGCTCAGCCAGGAGGAACTGGCCCGGCGGATCAACTACTCCCCGTCGCACGTGTCGGGGGTGGAGACCGGTCAGCGCCCGCCGAAGATCGATTACCTGACCGCGATGGATCAGGCGCTGGAGACGGGCGGCCTGTTCCTCCGCATGCTCCGCCACGCCTCGGCTGCTGATGCGACGCCGCCATGGCTACGCGCCTGGGTGGACAGCGAAGGAGAGGCGACTCTGCTGCGGTGGTATGAACCGGCTTACGTGCCGGGCATCCTGCAGACCGAGGCTTACGCTCGGATGACGCTTGCGGAGAGCCTGCTCACCGAGGAGGAGATCGACAAACGGGTGGTCTCCCGGCTGGGCAGACAGGGGATCCTGACCCGCGCCCATCCCTGCCCGCTCATCGCCGTGCTGGACATCATGGTGTTGCGACGGCCGCTGGTGGAGCACACCGAACTGATGGGACAGCAGCTCGCCCACCTGGTGAAGATGGCGGCACTGCCCAGCGTGCAGATCCTGGTGGTGCCCGAGGAAGCTGGCCTCTACCCTGCCTTGCAGGGCGGTTTCATTCTGGCCACCTTGAGTGACGGATCAGTGTTGGCTCACCTCGATCACCAGGTTCGGGCGCAGGTCGTCAACCAGAGTGATGACCTTGCTAGCCTGCAGCGGAAGTGGGAGGCCGTCCGTGGCGAGGCACTGTCCCGCAGAGAGTCCTTCGACCTGATCAAGGAGGCCGCCGGCTCATGGATCTGA
- a CDS encoding DinB family protein, whose protein sequence is MATPTIDPTLGPVLARTGDERAILDAFLDFHRATVLRKARGLTDADAARRLVPSLTTLAGLLKHLALVEGNWFARLFAPEPGDVYLTSQADADASYTLGPDDTVEALAAAYEAACARSRAIAARFDLDHVVPHPQLGEVSLRWVLVHLIEETARHAGHADILRELTDGETGAI, encoded by the coding sequence ATGGCGACCCCGACGATCGATCCGACGCTCGGCCCGGTCCTCGCCCGCACGGGCGACGAACGGGCGATCCTCGACGCGTTCCTCGACTTCCACCGCGCCACCGTGCTGCGCAAGGCGCGCGGTCTCACCGACGCCGACGCCGCCCGGCGGCTGGTGCCCTCGCTGACCACCCTGGCCGGGCTGCTCAAACACCTCGCCCTGGTCGAGGGCAACTGGTTCGCCCGGCTGTTCGCGCCGGAGCCGGGCGACGTCTACCTCACCTCCCAGGCCGACGCCGACGCCAGCTACACGCTCGGTCCCGACGACACCGTCGAGGCGCTCGCCGCGGCGTACGAAGCGGCCTGCGCCCGGTCCCGGGCCATCGCCGCCCGCTTCGACCTCGACCACGTGGTGCCGCACCCGCAGCTCGGCGAGGTGTCGCTGCGCTGGGTGCTCGTGCACCTGATCGAGGAGACCGCCCGGCACGCCGGGCACGCCGACATCCTGCGCGAGCTGACCGACGGCGAGACCGGCGCGATCTGA
- a CDS encoding polysaccharide pyruvyl transferase family protein, with translation MRERTGLTIGVLGSYGGRNLGDEAILTGLLADLRQHEPNARIIVFSRNPAHTALAHPDVEAVPWEGVSRVDSSQVLHQLDLLILGGGGILYDKEARRYLRVVRVAQERGLPLLTYAVGVGPLTDGVDTGMVRETLAQAVEVTVRDQESRMVLEEAGLVNPITVTGDPAFLLTPEEFPAQWLREEGVPAGSRLVGLSVREPGRAAERLDVDGYHRLLAQIGDFLVHRIDAHVLFVPMERDDIRHSHGVLSHMIAADRGRILHGDYRPAQILGLMRHFDLAVGMRLHFLIFAAMMNTPFLPLPYAGKVFDLAQRLGVPALRGMEREVEGPLLAEVDRLWDERAARAGETARRVAEVCDQARGTSQVTRSVLDSIRARTLTPTA, from the coding sequence ATGCGGGAACGCACCGGACTGACCATCGGCGTGCTCGGCTCGTACGGCGGACGCAACCTCGGCGACGAGGCGATCCTCACGGGTCTCCTGGCCGATCTGCGCCAACACGAGCCGAACGCGCGGATCATCGTGTTCTCCCGCAACCCGGCGCACACCGCGCTGGCGCACCCCGACGTCGAGGCGGTGCCGTGGGAGGGCGTCAGCCGGGTCGACTCCTCGCAGGTGCTCCACCAGCTCGACCTGCTCATCCTCGGCGGTGGCGGGATCCTCTACGACAAGGAGGCCCGGCGCTACCTGCGGGTGGTCCGGGTCGCCCAGGAGCGGGGTCTGCCGCTGCTCACGTACGCGGTCGGGGTCGGCCCGCTCACCGACGGGGTGGACACCGGCATGGTGCGCGAGACCCTGGCGCAGGCGGTCGAGGTGACCGTCCGCGACCAGGAGTCGCGGATGGTGCTGGAGGAGGCCGGTCTGGTCAACCCGATCACCGTCACCGGTGACCCGGCGTTCCTGCTCACGCCGGAGGAGTTCCCCGCGCAGTGGCTGCGCGAGGAGGGCGTGCCGGCGGGCTCCCGGCTGGTCGGGTTGAGCGTGCGGGAGCCGGGGCGGGCCGCGGAACGCCTCGACGTCGACGGCTACCACCGGCTGCTCGCCCAGATCGGCGACTTCCTGGTGCACCGCATCGACGCGCATGTGCTGTTCGTCCCGATGGAACGCGACGACATCCGACACTCGCACGGGGTGTTGTCCCACATGATCGCCGCGGACCGGGGGCGGATCCTGCACGGCGACTACCGTCCGGCGCAGATCCTCGGCCTGATGCGCCACTTCGACCTCGCGGTCGGTATGCGGCTGCACTTCCTGATCTTCGCGGCGATGATGAACACGCCGTTCCTGCCGCTGCCGTACGCCGGAAAGGTCTTCGACCTGGCCCAGCGGCTCGGCGTGCCGGCGCTGCGCGGCATGGAGCGGGAGGTGGAGGGCCCGCTGCTGGCCGAGGTGGACCGGCTCTGGGACGAGCGGGCGGCCCGGGCCGGCGAGACCGCCCGCCGGGTGGCGGAGGTGTGCGACCAGGCGCGCGGCACCTCGCAGGTGACGCGGAGCGTGCTGGACAGCATCCGGGCCCGCACGCTGACCCCGACCGCCTGA
- a CDS encoding DUF397 domain-containing protein, whose amino-acid sequence MDLTDARWRKSARSGSNGGSCVEVADNLPGVVGVRDSKDPSGPALTFAPASWRVFVAYTKAAGR is encoded by the coding sequence ATGGATCTGACGGATGCGCGCTGGCGCAAGTCAGCCCGCTCGGGCTCGAACGGCGGCTCGTGCGTCGAGGTGGCCGACAACCTGCCCGGTGTCGTCGGCGTGCGGGACAGCAAGGACCCGTCCGGCCCGGCGCTCACCTTCGCTCCGGCGTCCTGGCGCGTCTTCGTCGCGTATACGAAAGCGGCCGGACGCTGA
- a CDS encoding phosphotransferase: MSSQSKIRVRWHELPAHVRTAVEAILDDRVVAAESQPGGFSPGTADRVRTARGGRAFVKAVSPAQNDRSPTMHRAEARIAAALPAHAPTPRLLGSHDDGDWIALVYADVEGRHPVTPWDTGELAAVLSTLESMAATLTPAPAVATATATESLAHDFAGWRRIAADPPADLDPWARAHLSELCAAADRGLAALAGDTLCHLDVRADNLLLGPDGRVTVVDWPWACRGPAWLDTLLAVVNVQVHGGHDPDALLATRPLTARVDPADLTGALAGFTGFFLDGARQPPPPGIPTVRAFQRLQADALLPWLARRLGR; encoded by the coding sequence GTGAGCAGTCAGTCGAAGATCCGCGTCCGCTGGCACGAGTTGCCGGCACACGTCCGTACCGCGGTCGAGGCCATCCTCGACGACCGGGTGGTGGCGGCGGAGTCGCAGCCGGGCGGCTTCTCCCCAGGCACCGCCGACCGGGTCCGCACCGCGCGCGGCGGGCGGGCCTTCGTCAAGGCGGTCAGCCCGGCGCAGAACGACCGCAGCCCGACCATGCACCGGGCCGAGGCCCGGATCGCCGCCGCGCTGCCCGCGCACGCGCCGACGCCCCGGCTGCTCGGCAGCCACGACGACGGCGACTGGATCGCGCTCGTCTACGCCGACGTCGAGGGCCGGCACCCGGTCACCCCGTGGGACACCGGCGAGCTGGCCGCCGTACTGTCCACCCTGGAGTCGATGGCGGCCACGCTCACCCCGGCCCCCGCCGTCGCCACCGCCACCGCGACCGAGTCGCTCGCCCACGACTTCGCCGGCTGGCGCCGGATCGCCGCCGACCCGCCGGCCGACCTCGACCCGTGGGCCCGGGCGCACCTGTCCGAGCTGTGCGCCGCCGCCGACCGGGGCCTGGCCGCCCTGGCCGGCGACACCCTCTGCCACCTCGACGTCCGCGCGGACAACCTGCTGCTCGGCCCGGACGGCCGGGTCACCGTGGTCGACTGGCCCTGGGCCTGCCGCGGGCCGGCCTGGTTGGACACCCTGCTCGCCGTCGTCAACGTCCAGGTGCACGGCGGCCACGACCCGGACGCCCTACTGGCCACCCGGCCGCTCACCGCGCGCGTCGACCCGGCCGACCTGACCGGGGCGCTGGCCGGCTTCACCGGCTTCTTCCTCGACGGCGCCCGGCAGCCGCCGCCGCCGGGCATCCCGACCGTCCGGGCGTTCCAGCGCCTACAGGCCGACGCGCTGTTGCCGTGGCTCGCCCGCCGACTGGGTCGATGA